From Falco biarmicus isolate bFalBia1 chromosome 18, bFalBia1.pri, whole genome shotgun sequence, one genomic window encodes:
- the LOC130160521 gene encoding LOW QUALITY PROTEIN: methylcytosine dioxygenase TET3-like (The sequence of the model RefSeq protein was modified relative to this genomic sequence to represent the inferred CDS: deleted 1 base in 1 codon), with the protein MEEGPINYVEERRLNEGSGLSLANGGRPEAGGTALMEPSGWSPGQPPAAGKAHLEDVRNLVAFSAVAEAVSSYRLPPPGSPSLLYEKFDSEMSRGGLSAADGVPRGEDLHALKAALALAKHGVKPPNCNCDGPECPDYLEWLEQKIKTALGEEPASPGPVPPPTPRHPPQEGAIDPQPVPETAEPCPPDGLPFSQSALTIAKEKNISLQTAIAIEALTQLSAALPQPAGDGQPPPPPPPAPPPLPPSAPAPSPRRGPCGSEGMSPVTRRSREQHRSHFLVQHLLGGASRRRGGWRPRGRQGLETPWQSWSSCWVTPTTTSRRLSRDLKRRLAK; encoded by the exons ATGGAAGAAGGGCCAATTAATTATGTCGAAGAAAGGCGGCTGAACGAGGGCAGCGGGCTCAGCCTGGCAAATGGGGGCCGGCCGGAGGCGGGGGGCACCGCACTGATGGAGCCGAGCGGCTGGTCGCCGGGCCAGCCGCCCGCCGCTGGGAAAGCCCACTTGGAAGACGTCAGGAACCTGGTGGCCTTTTCGGCGGTGGCTGAAGCTGTTTCCTCCTACCGGCTACCGCCCCCGGGTTCGCCGTCACTGCTGTACGAGAAGTTCGACTCGGAGATGAGCCGAGGTGGGCTGAGCGCGGCGGACGGCGTGCCGAGGGGGGAGGACCTGCACGCCCTCAAGGCTGCGCTGGCTTTGGCCAAGCACGGCGTGAAGCCCCCCAACTGCAACTGCGACGGCCCCGAGTGCCCCGACTACCTGGAATGGCTGGAGCAAAAGATCAAGACAGCTCTCGGCGAAGAGCCGGCATCGCCG GGCCCTGTGCCACCGCCaaccccccgccaccccccccaggAAGGTGCTATCGACCCCCAGCCGGTGCCTGAGACCGCCGAGCCGTGCCCGCCCGACGGCCTCCCCTTTTCCCAAAGCGCGTTGACCATCGCCAAGGAGAAGAACATCAGCCTGCAGACCGCCATAGCCATCGAAGCCCTGACGCAGCTCTCGGCCGCTCTCCCCCAGCCGGCCGGCGATGgccagcccccgccgccgcccccccccgccccccccccgctgcccccttCGGCCCCGGCCCCCTCGCCCCGCCGGGGGCCGTGTGGCAGCGAGGGGATGAGCCCCGTTACCCGCCGGAGCCGCGAGCAGCACCGGAGCCATTTTTTGGTGCAGCACCTCCTCGGGGGGGCTTCGCGACGGCGTGGGGGCTGGAGGCCGAGGGGGCGGCAGGGGCTGGAGACcccatggcagagctggagcagctgctgggtaACGCCGACGACTACATCAAGGCGGCTTTCAAGAGACCTGAAGCGACGGCTGGCAAAGTGA